A genome region from Corynebacterium uberis includes the following:
- a CDS encoding shikimate dehydrogenase, which translates to MSSQGPGQEITHRAAVLGSPIAHSLSPLLHNAGYEAAGLEGWYYDRHEATADTLPELVRGAHESYRGFSVTMPAKFTALDFAQETSPEARRIGSANTLVRSEAGWTAYNTDAAGITGALTHLGLIDATGAYVGSSGTAVLLGAGGTARPALYALAEAGVKEVAVYNRSDKTEQLREVVAGGQCTLVGYGPETSDDELTRLSTASDVVISTLPAGVIDDRVRALAHAPVIDVVYDPRPTPLLIQAAANGYPTADGLIMLAHQAFAQFELFTGVAAPKDAMVEALERGRV; encoded by the coding sequence ATGAGTAGCCAGGGCCCGGGTCAGGAGATCACCCACCGCGCGGCGGTGCTGGGCAGCCCCATTGCCCATTCGCTCTCGCCGCTGCTCCACAACGCTGGCTATGAGGCCGCCGGGCTGGAGGGGTGGTACTACGACCGCCACGAGGCCACTGCCGACACCCTGCCGGAGCTCGTTCGCGGCGCGCATGAGAGCTACCGCGGATTCTCAGTGACCATGCCGGCAAAGTTCACGGCCCTGGATTTCGCCCAGGAAACCAGCCCGGAGGCCCGCCGCATCGGATCCGCCAACACACTGGTTCGGAGCGAAGCCGGCTGGACGGCCTACAACACCGACGCCGCCGGCATCACCGGCGCACTCACGCACCTGGGGCTTATCGACGCCACCGGCGCCTACGTCGGCTCCTCCGGCACCGCTGTGCTGCTCGGTGCGGGCGGCACCGCCCGGCCAGCGCTGTACGCGCTCGCCGAGGCGGGGGTGAAAGAGGTCGCGGTGTACAACCGCTCGGACAAGACGGAGCAGCTGCGTGAGGTGGTTGCCGGTGGGCAGTGCACCCTGGTGGGCTACGGGCCGGAGACCTCCGATGACGAGCTGACGCGACTGAGCACCGCCAGCGATGTGGTCATCTCTACGCTGCCCGCAGGGGTCATCGATGATCGGGTGCGGGCCTTAGCTCACGCGCCGGTGATCGATGTGGTCTATGACCCGCGCCCCACCCCGCTGCTGATCCAGGCTGCCGCCAATGGTTATCCCACTGCGGATGGCTTGATCATGCTGGCCCACCAGGCTTTCGCGCAGTTCGAGCTGTTCACCGGCGTTGCGGCTCCCAAGGACGCGATGGTGGAGGCGCTCGAGCGCGGCCGTGTGTAG
- a CDS encoding prepilin peptidase, translating to MWGFGVGIAVACVAAWACTLAWVDAREHRLPDVLTLPGVLVAWAVAAVLEPGWILGGLGWSACYGLCALWGRGMGGGDVKLAASLGVAVAVWGVLAWWVAVAAASALSVVFMLATRRRAVAHGPAMLLAAAAVWGLGMCPGWLPW from the coding sequence ATGTGGGGTTTCGGGGTGGGAATAGCTGTGGCGTGCGTGGCCGCCTGGGCGTGCACGTTGGCCTGGGTGGATGCCCGGGAGCACCGGCTGCCTGATGTTCTTACGCTGCCGGGCGTCCTGGTGGCGTGGGCGGTGGCGGCTGTCCTGGAGCCCGGATGGATTCTCGGCGGGTTGGGGTGGTCGGCCTGCTACGGGCTGTGCGCGCTGTGGGGACGGGGCATGGGCGGCGGCGACGTCAAGCTGGCGGCAAGCCTGGGGGTGGCGGTCGCTGTGTGGGGCGTGCTGGCGTGGTGGGTTGCCGTCGCGGCGGCGAGTGCGCTGAGCGTCGTCTTTATGCTTGCCACGCGGCGGCGCGCCGTCGCGCATGGCCCGGCGATGCTTCTTGCTGCGGCGGCCGTGTGGGGGCTGGGAATGTGCCCGGGATGGTTGCCGTGGTGA
- a CDS encoding M24 family metallopeptidase — translation MALADTRFSTRRRALAAQLAGQRIDSMLVTNLIHVRYLSGFSGSNAALLINKDLSARICTDGRYTTQIAEEVPDIEALIARASDQALLGKITGPRRVGFEADHLSVSQFEALRAAAGQDVELIPVGGVVENLRLIKDPAELDGLRAVAELASQAYEDLVAAGQLCVGRSEREVAADLEYRMRMAGAERPSFDTIVASGPNSAKPHHGAGDRILADGDIVTLDFGAYLNGFNSDMTRTVMLGHATDFAREIYEIVHKAQLAGVDAAVPGAALVDVDRATRDIITQAGYGEYYVHSTGHGVGLEVHEAPAAAASASGELAENMTLTIEPGIYVPGKGGVRIEDTLIITGGAPEVITKVSKDLTVL, via the coding sequence GTGGCACTCGCAGACACTCGCTTTTCAACTCGACGCCGGGCGCTGGCAGCGCAGCTCGCCGGACAGCGCATCGACTCCATGCTGGTAACAAACCTCATTCACGTGCGCTACCTGTCCGGATTTAGCGGCTCGAATGCCGCCCTGCTGATCAACAAGGACCTGTCGGCGCGCATCTGCACGGATGGCCGCTACACCACGCAGATCGCCGAGGAAGTGCCTGACATTGAGGCCCTTATAGCCCGGGCGAGCGATCAAGCGCTGCTGGGCAAGATCACCGGGCCGCGTCGGGTGGGCTTTGAGGCGGACCACCTGTCTGTGTCTCAGTTTGAGGCGCTGCGGGCCGCCGCCGGCCAGGATGTGGAGCTGATCCCGGTGGGCGGGGTGGTAGAAAACCTGCGGTTGATTAAGGACCCCGCCGAGCTGGACGGGCTGCGCGCCGTGGCCGAGCTGGCCTCGCAGGCGTATGAGGACCTGGTTGCCGCCGGGCAGCTGTGCGTGGGCCGAAGCGAGCGCGAGGTCGCCGCGGATCTGGAATACCGCATGCGCATGGCCGGGGCGGAGCGGCCGAGTTTTGACACCATCGTGGCCTCCGGGCCCAATTCCGCGAAGCCGCATCACGGGGCGGGGGACCGGATCCTTGCCGACGGTGACATCGTCACCCTGGACTTCGGCGCCTACCTCAACGGCTTCAACTCGGATATGACCCGCACGGTGATGCTGGGGCACGCCACTGACTTTGCCCGCGAGATCTATGAGATCGTGCACAAGGCGCAATTGGCGGGCGTGGACGCGGCGGTGCCGGGCGCGGCGCTCGTGGACGTGGACCGGGCGACCCGGGACATCATCACCCAGGCCGGATACGGCGAATACTACGTGCACTCCACCGGCCACGGGGTCGGCCTGGAGGTTCACGAAGCCCCCGCGGCGGCTGCCAGCGCCTCCGGAGAGCTGGCAGAAAACATGACCCTGACCATCGAGCCCGGAATCTACGTTCCTGGCAAGGGCGGAGTGCGCATTGAAGATACCTTGATTATCACCGGGGGAGCCCCAGAAGTGATTACCAAGGTAAGTAAAGATCTCACTGTGTTGTAA
- the efp gene encoding elongation factor P: MATTADFKNGLVLKLDNKLQQIIEFQHVKPGKGPAFVRTKLKDVVSGKTLDKTFNAGVKVETATVDRRDMTYLYNDGSSYVVMDDKTFEQIELDPSKFGDAARFLLENMRVQVSFHEGEPLFAELPVSVDLTVEHTDPGLQGDRSTGGTKPATLETGAEIQVPLFIETGNVLKVDTRTGEYLSRVNN, translated from the coding sequence GTGGCAACCACCGCTGATTTCAAGAACGGTCTTGTGCTCAAGCTGGACAATAAGCTCCAGCAGATCATTGAGTTCCAGCACGTCAAGCCCGGTAAGGGCCCGGCGTTCGTGCGCACCAAGCTCAAGGATGTAGTCTCCGGCAAGACCCTGGATAAGACCTTCAACGCGGGTGTGAAGGTGGAGACCGCGACGGTGGACCGCCGCGACATGACCTACCTGTACAACGACGGCTCCAGCTACGTGGTCATGGACGACAAGACCTTCGAGCAGATTGAGCTAGACCCCTCCAAGTTCGGCGACGCGGCGCGCTTCCTGCTGGAAAACATGCGCGTGCAGGTCTCCTTCCACGAGGGTGAGCCGCTGTTCGCGGAGCTACCGGTCTCTGTCGACCTGACCGTCGAGCACACCGATCCGGGCCTGCAGGGCGACCGCTCCACCGGCGGCACCAAGCCGGCCACCCTGGAGACGGGCGCGGAGATCCAGGTCCCGCTGTTCATCGAGACCGGCAATGTGCTCAAGGTGGATACCCGCACCGGTGAGTACCTGTCCCGGGTGAACAACTAG
- the aroC gene encoding chorismate synthase: MFRWSTAGESHGSALVALVEGVPADIPVTTQDVAAQLARRRLGYGRGARMAFEADELQLVAGVRHGRTLGSPIAMIIGNTEWPKWTTIMSADPVDTQDPEVAAALDSGRGARLTRPRPGHADFAGMLKYDATDARNILERSSARETAARVACATVARGVVREVLGVEVFSHVVSIGDSQAASGTKDPVFADLAAIDASPVRAWDSAAEASMIAQIEAAKKSGDTLGGVVEVVVDGLPVGLGSHVSADRRLDARLAGALMSIQSVKGVEIGDGFAEARRLGSQAHDEMLRDDSGALKRASNRAGGVEGGMTNGQRLVVRAAMKPISTVPRALRTVDMDSGAQTRAIHQRSDVCAVPAGAVVAEAMVALVLAEAVLEKFGGDSLSQTKLNAQAYAQRVAQRLAFEEGQ, translated from the coding sequence ATGTTTCGTTGGAGCACTGCGGGAGAATCGCACGGATCGGCCCTTGTGGCGCTGGTAGAAGGAGTCCCGGCTGATATCCCGGTGACTACCCAGGATGTGGCCGCACAGTTGGCGCGGCGGCGGCTGGGTTATGGTCGCGGTGCTCGGATGGCCTTTGAGGCTGATGAGTTGCAGCTGGTAGCTGGTGTGCGTCACGGGCGCACGTTGGGCAGCCCCATAGCCATGATTATTGGCAATACGGAGTGGCCCAAGTGGACCACCATCATGTCCGCAGACCCGGTGGATACCCAGGACCCCGAGGTGGCTGCGGCGTTGGATTCCGGCCGCGGTGCGCGGCTGACTCGCCCGCGCCCGGGGCACGCGGATTTTGCGGGGATGCTCAAATACGATGCGACGGATGCGCGCAATATCCTGGAGCGTTCCTCAGCCCGGGAGACGGCCGCGCGGGTGGCGTGCGCGACCGTGGCCCGCGGGGTGGTGCGCGAGGTGCTCGGCGTCGAGGTGTTTTCGCACGTGGTCTCCATTGGGGATTCCCAGGCAGCAAGCGGCACGAAGGACCCGGTGTTTGCGGATCTTGCGGCCATTGACGCCTCCCCGGTGCGGGCGTGGGATAGCGCCGCGGAGGCGTCCATGATCGCCCAGATTGAGGCGGCGAAGAAGTCCGGCGATACGCTCGGCGGTGTGGTCGAGGTGGTCGTCGATGGGCTGCCGGTGGGGCTGGGCTCCCACGTCAGTGCGGATCGCCGCCTGGATGCTCGGCTGGCGGGGGCGTTGATGAGTATCCAGTCCGTCAAGGGGGTGGAAATTGGCGATGGTTTCGCGGAGGCTCGCCGGCTCGGCAGCCAGGCGCACGATGAGATGCTGCGCGATGATTCGGGTGCGCTGAAGCGGGCAAGCAACCGCGCCGGCGGCGTGGAGGGGGGCATGACCAATGGCCAACGCCTGGTTGTGCGCGCGGCCATGAAGCCCATCTCGACGGTGCCGCGCGCGTTGCGCACGGTGGACATGGACTCCGGTGCTCAGACGCGGGCGATTCACCAGCGCTCGGATGTCTGCGCCGTGCCTGCCGGCGCAGTCGTGGCGGAGGCGATGGTCGCGTTGGTCCTGGCAGAGGCGGTGCTGGAGAAGTTTGGCGGGGACTCGCTGTCCCAGACGAAGCTCAACGCGCAGGCCTATGCGCAGCGGGTGGCCCAGCGGCTGGCATTCGAGGAGGGCCAGTGA
- the nusB gene encoding transcription antitermination factor NusB — MAEKGHKRRRHGARYKARRRAVDILFEAEARDIDPVSIVEDRVELSRNPENQVAPVSDYTTTIVHGAARELDAIDDAIEAHLTAEWRLDRLPAVDRAILRVAVWELLFNPEVPTATALVEAVELASAYSTDKASPYIHATLDGIGQQRPTPAPTPEASGDSEADADDQPAFAASQAPGAAEAEPAQGSVEEPEEQAEPLED; from the coding sequence GTGGCAGAAAAAGGACACAAGCGGCGCCGGCACGGCGCGCGCTACAAGGCTCGGCGCCGGGCAGTAGACATCCTCTTTGAGGCAGAGGCCCGGGACATCGACCCCGTCTCCATCGTGGAGGATCGTGTGGAGCTGTCCCGGAACCCAGAAAACCAGGTCGCGCCGGTCTCCGACTACACCACCACGATTGTGCACGGTGCGGCACGCGAGCTCGACGCCATCGATGATGCCATCGAGGCGCACCTGACCGCAGAATGGCGCTTGGACCGGCTGCCCGCGGTGGACCGCGCGATCCTTCGCGTGGCCGTCTGGGAGCTGTTGTTCAACCCGGAGGTTCCCACCGCCACCGCACTGGTTGAGGCGGTGGAATTGGCCAGCGCCTATTCCACGGACAAGGCGAGCCCGTACATCCACGCCACGCTCGACGGCATTGGTCAGCAGCGCCCCACGCCTGCTCCCACGCCCGAGGCTTCCGGTGACTCCGAAGCGGACGCGGACGATCAGCCTGCTTTCGCTGCGTCCCAGGCCCCCGGAGCCGCGGAAGCGGAGCCTGCTCAAGGCTCCGTCGAAGAACCAGAAGAACAGGCCGAGCCGCTGGAAGACTAA
- the aroB gene encoding 3-dehydroquinate synthase — MSNRTIPVATAAAYEVTIGHGLNAEVAAHVATAGSTRAAIIHQPTVAAQAEALVAALRDAGVEALSVAVPDAEAGKTLESIGRVWDACGEYRIDRADTIIGLGGGAATDLAGFAAATWMRGVRLVQVPTSLLGMVDAAVGGKTGINTAAGKNLVGCFHEPSGVFVDLEHLASLPHEELVSGMGEIVKCGFIADPRIVELVEADPAAVWDLNGVLPELVERAISVKAQVVAADLRESARREILNYGHTFGHAIEQVEHYSWRHGHAVAVGMVFAAELACARGLIDRELVERHRTVLSAVGLPISYSGGDRQALWEAMRRDKKVRHGVVRFVVLDGTLGQVTRLEGPTEAELEAAATAVGGEHK; from the coding sequence ATGAGTAATCGCACCATTCCGGTGGCCACGGCTGCCGCCTATGAGGTCACCATCGGCCACGGGCTTAACGCTGAGGTGGCGGCCCATGTCGCGACAGCCGGCTCCACCCGGGCGGCCATCATTCATCAGCCCACCGTCGCAGCCCAGGCCGAAGCGCTGGTAGCGGCGCTGCGCGACGCCGGGGTTGAGGCGCTCAGCGTCGCGGTGCCTGACGCGGAGGCGGGCAAGACGCTGGAGAGCATCGGGCGGGTGTGGGACGCCTGCGGCGAGTATCGGATCGATCGTGCCGATACCATCATTGGCCTCGGCGGCGGTGCCGCGACCGACCTGGCGGGTTTTGCTGCGGCGACGTGGATGCGCGGCGTTCGCCTGGTGCAGGTGCCCACCAGCTTGCTGGGCATGGTGGATGCCGCCGTGGGCGGCAAGACGGGCATCAACACCGCTGCCGGGAAAAACCTGGTGGGGTGTTTCCATGAGCCGTCTGGGGTGTTTGTGGACTTAGAGCATCTTGCCTCGCTTCCGCACGAGGAGCTGGTCTCCGGGATGGGAGAGATTGTCAAGTGCGGGTTTATCGCTGATCCGCGCATCGTGGAGCTCGTCGAGGCCGATCCCGCGGCGGTGTGGGATCTCAACGGCGTGCTGCCGGAGCTTGTGGAGCGGGCCATTAGCGTCAAGGCGCAGGTAGTTGCCGCGGATCTGCGCGAGTCCGCCCGCCGGGAAATTCTTAACTATGGGCACACCTTTGGCCACGCGATCGAGCAGGTGGAGCACTACTCGTGGCGCCACGGCCACGCGGTGGCTGTGGGCATGGTTTTTGCTGCTGAGTTGGCGTGCGCGCGAGGTCTCATCGACCGCGAGCTGGTGGAGCGCCACCGCACGGTGCTCAGCGCGGTAGGCCTGCCCATCAGCTATTCCGGGGGTGACCGCCAGGCGTTGTGGGAGGCGATGCGTCGGGATAAGAAGGTCCGCCACGGGGTGGTGCGCTTTGTGGTCCTCGACGGCACCTTGGGCCAGGTCACCCGGCTGGAAGGCCCCACGGAGGCGGAGCTGGAGGCTGCTGCTACGGCGGTTGGGGGTGAGCACAAGTGA
- the mltG gene encoding endolytic transglycosylase MltG — MSQYAARDPKGRRMEPKYVKRRQRGLAVIIATVVLLVGVVIYTGLQVSGAMGSKDYEGTGNGVAALVQVPEGSSVSALGPELVDRGVVKSDSAFQAAAVNHPRAASIQPGFYRLQEHMSAKAAVDALLDPHNQVDLLDVTGGATLMDVTVVAGGTRKGIYTQISELSCDAGNSGHCVTVQQLHDVAAKTPPTELGVPVWAVKAVLERGADPKRLDGLIKPGQYVIDPTMDAKAILKDLITRSTEYYNSTGIEQRAQAIGLSPYELLTAASLVEREAPAGDFDKVARVILNRLAEPMRLEFDSTVNYGLSEQEVATTDGDRAKVTPWNTYAKDGLPATPIAAPSDEAIQAMENPAEGNWLFFVTIDKQGTTVFNDNFDAHQQAVQDAMNSGVLDSNR, encoded by the coding sequence ATGAGCCAGTACGCAGCGCGTGACCCGAAAGGTCGCCGGATGGAACCGAAGTACGTCAAGCGCCGCCAGCGCGGTTTGGCCGTCATCATCGCCACGGTGGTCCTCCTCGTGGGTGTGGTTATCTACACGGGATTGCAGGTGTCGGGTGCCATGGGCTCCAAGGACTATGAGGGCACGGGCAACGGCGTGGCAGCGTTGGTTCAGGTTCCGGAGGGCTCCTCGGTGTCCGCGCTGGGTCCGGAGCTGGTGGACCGCGGCGTGGTCAAATCGGATTCCGCATTCCAGGCTGCGGCGGTCAACCACCCCCGGGCGGCGAGCATTCAGCCGGGGTTCTACCGGCTGCAGGAGCACATGAGCGCCAAGGCGGCCGTCGACGCGCTGCTTGATCCGCACAATCAGGTGGACCTGCTGGATGTCACGGGCGGGGCGACCCTCATGGACGTCACCGTCGTTGCCGGGGGCACCCGAAAGGGCATTTATACCCAGATTTCGGAGCTGTCCTGCGACGCCGGAAACAGCGGCCACTGCGTGACGGTGCAGCAGCTTCACGACGTCGCCGCAAAGACCCCGCCCACCGAGCTCGGCGTCCCCGTGTGGGCAGTCAAGGCAGTGCTCGAGCGCGGCGCGGACCCCAAGCGCCTCGACGGCCTGATTAAGCCGGGCCAGTACGTCATCGACCCCACCATGGATGCCAAGGCCATCCTCAAGGACCTGATCACCCGGTCGACGGAGTACTACAACTCCACCGGAATCGAGCAGCGCGCCCAGGCCATCGGCCTGAGCCCCTACGAGCTTCTGACTGCCGCGTCCCTGGTGGAGCGCGAGGCCCCCGCGGGAGACTTTGACAAGGTGGCGCGCGTGATCCTCAACCGCCTGGCAGAGCCCATGCGGCTGGAGTTTGACTCCACGGTCAACTACGGGCTGTCCGAGCAGGAGGTGGCCACCACCGATGGGGACCGCGCCAAGGTCACCCCGTGGAACACCTACGCCAAGGACGGCCTGCCCGCTACCCCCATCGCCGCCCCCTCCGACGAGGCGATTCAGGCCATGGAAAACCCGGCTGAGGGCAACTGGCTGTTCTTCGTAACCATCGATAAGCAGGGCACCACGGTCTTCAACGACAACTTTGATGCCCACCAGCAGGCCGTACAGGACGCGATGAACAGTGGCGTGCTGGACTCCAACCGATGA
- a CDS encoding shikimate kinase, producing MTSPAPTVVLVGPPGAGKSTVGTKVARRLGLEFRDSDEIIAAQFGMPCGRVFAAVGEPEFRRIEQEVIAQALQEPGVLALGGGAVVTAATRQALADHAVVWLDVSVTEGLRRTATGDRPVLNAQDPRRRYADLLAQRRPWYEEVASLRVPTHERPLGRVVADICAFAESAAP from the coding sequence GTGACGTCCCCGGCACCGACGGTGGTGTTGGTGGGGCCTCCGGGGGCTGGAAAATCGACGGTAGGCACCAAGGTTGCCCGCCGGCTGGGCCTGGAGTTTCGGGACTCTGATGAAATCATCGCGGCCCAGTTCGGCATGCCCTGCGGGCGGGTGTTCGCCGCCGTGGGGGAGCCGGAGTTTCGCCGCATAGAACAAGAGGTCATCGCCCAGGCTTTGCAGGAGCCAGGCGTGCTGGCGTTGGGCGGTGGCGCGGTGGTCACCGCCGCTACCCGGCAGGCGCTGGCCGATCATGCGGTGGTGTGGCTTGATGTCAGCGTGACGGAAGGCCTGCGCAGGACCGCCACGGGGGACCGTCCGGTGCTCAACGCGCAGGACCCGCGGCGTCGATACGCGGACCTGCTTGCGCAGCGCCGACCGTGGTATGAGGAAGTTGCCTCGCTGCGGGTACCCACCCATGAGCGCCCGCTGGGCCGGGTGGTTGCCGATATTTGTGCGTTCGCCGAGTCGGCCGCGCCGTAG
- the ruvX gene encoding Holliday junction resolvase RuvX, with translation MTVSVDTPGVDDPGPGRRIGIDVGTVRIGVASSDRGATLATPVTTVRRVTGLNDPDGADIEQLVDLIAEYDAVEVIVGLPRDLKGNGSASVTQARFIAGRLSRRLAHKRPIIPVRLADERLTTVAATHALRASGVTSRKGRAVIDQAAAVEILQTWLDGRAHRLSRPNGVDQKRGPTPGPHLLAAAARPGATRQTPPASPSTPVTPARADDEENTL, from the coding sequence ATGACTGTGTCCGTAGACACCCCTGGTGTTGATGACCCGGGTCCGGGGCGTCGCATCGGGATTGATGTGGGAACCGTACGCATCGGGGTGGCCAGCAGCGACCGGGGTGCGACCCTGGCCACGCCGGTGACCACCGTCCGCCGCGTGACCGGCCTGAATGATCCCGATGGGGCGGACATTGAGCAGCTGGTCGATCTCATCGCGGAGTATGACGCCGTGGAGGTCATTGTCGGGCTACCCCGCGACCTGAAGGGCAATGGCTCAGCCAGTGTGACCCAGGCGCGGTTTATTGCTGGTCGCTTGTCCCGCCGACTGGCGCACAAGCGGCCTATCATTCCAGTGCGGCTTGCTGATGAGCGCCTGACCACCGTGGCGGCTACCCACGCCTTGCGTGCCTCAGGGGTGACCAGCCGCAAGGGGCGTGCGGTCATCGATCAAGCCGCAGCCGTAGAGATTTTGCAGACCTGGTTGGACGGCAGGGCACACAGATTGTCCCGACCAAACGGTGTAGACCAGAAGCGTGGACCGACGCCTGGACCACACCTCCTGGCGGCGGCCGCCCGTCCGGGCGCAACGCGCCAGACTCCCCCCGCTAGCCCATCAACCCCTGTGACCCCAGCCCGTGCAGACGACGAGGAGAACACCCTATGA
- the aroQ gene encoding type II 3-dehydroquinate dehydratase codes for MSAENGHAPAVVVLNGPNLGRLGKRQPEVYGAVTLADVEEMIARRAAQLGLDVTCRQSDAEHELLGWVHQAADDGAAVIINPGGFTHTSVALRDALAEVADGAGFIEVHISNIHAREPFRAHSYLSPIARGVIAGLGVQGYLLALEAIAATASDAALR; via the coding sequence GTGAGCGCTGAAAACGGACACGCACCCGCCGTTGTGGTGCTCAATGGCCCGAACTTGGGGCGCCTGGGCAAGCGTCAGCCCGAGGTCTACGGGGCGGTGACGTTGGCCGATGTGGAGGAGATGATTGCTCGCCGCGCCGCACAGCTGGGGCTGGACGTTACCTGCCGGCAGTCCGACGCCGAGCATGAGTTGTTGGGCTGGGTGCACCAGGCCGCCGATGACGGCGCCGCGGTGATTATCAACCCTGGTGGCTTTACGCACACGTCGGTGGCGCTGCGTGACGCGCTCGCTGAGGTGGCTGACGGCGCCGGCTTCATCGAGGTTCACATTTCCAATATTCACGCGCGCGAACCCTTCCGTGCGCACAGCTACCTCTCGCCGATTGCTCGCGGGGTGATCGCGGGGTTGGGCGTGCAGGGCTACCTGTTGGCGCTGGAGGCGATTGCAGCCACGGCGTCCGATGCGGCGCTAAGGTAG